The DNA segment CCATGATCCACGAGCACTCGTGCCAGCTGGTAGTAGTTGTACTTGGCTGCAAGACCAAGAGGTGTGTTTCTCTGGTTTCCAAAGGAACCTGTAACGTTGGGATCAGCACCGTAATTCAGCAATACTTTAGCAATGTCGTGATAGTTATAGCGTGACGCCAGCACCAGGGGTGTTTGGGAGTAGTAGTTCACGGCATCTACTGAAGCACCTTCTTGGACTAGAATCTTCACAATCTCTAGATTATTCTGTTCTACTGCAATATGGAGGCAGGTCTCCCCGGAAAACAACGCTCGCAGGTCGATGGCGGGACACGCGTAGTGGTCAGGAGGTATAGGTCTCCTTGCGTTGCCGTGGATCCTCTGGTAGTTGCAGATGATGCTGAGTGCGTGTTCATCACGATGGAGGACCGCGACGTGGAGAGGGGTGAACCCTGCCTTGTTGTATACACCTAGAACACAGCCATGTCGAAGCAGCAATTTAGTTATGTCATAGAAACGAGAGAAAATGGCGACATGGAGTGGGCTGTTCCCATCCGAGTCCTTGCAGTTGATGTCATAGCCAGCATTCAACAAAGACTCAACTGCAGAGGGGATGCCGGTCTCCACTGACATACATAACGGGGATCTCATTGAATCAGGATACCCTCCTCCAATGTCAGCCATGCTGGTGAAGGGCCGCCTGTCTCTGTCTCTTGTTCTGTGCGAGAGAGCAAAATCAAGGTTAATTGGGAGACTGTGAGCTGCTGGTTCTTCTGAAGGGATGGAGCCCGCTCTCGTACAATCTTGATGCTTCTCCAACGGCAGCCAATCAGAGGCCGCCTCCAGTTCCTGATGACGTAATGTGTCAAGGCCGGAACGACGTTTGATCTTCAGGTAAACCTTCTCCTTTGCACCACGGCTCAGGATCCGGAATTCCTCATCGGGCAACCAATCTTCGTCACCCTAGCAACGGAAAACAGTACCATTCAGCTAACTACCACAATCAGGACTATTCTGAGCAGATACAAAGCCCACCTCTAAATAAACATATTATGTCATGTATTCCAGAGCTGCTACAATATAtcagtatgtgagtgagtgagtttaggtttacgccgcactcagcaatattgcagccatacggacgcagtcagtaaataatcgtgtctggacaatATCAGTATGCACTCCCCTCTCGAAAATACGAATAATATTATATAAGTACATATTTTAAAGATCTTCCTGGAATATATATTAAACGTATGAAAACAGATACGTTCATTTTTAACGTTTGTAGAATCAAATTTTTTCACTCTGTCCTAAATAAAACCCAAACATAGTAATATATTATTTGCAGTCAATAAATATAATGCTGTATTATGTACAGGGGCGTTGCTACCATAATGGTAAAACGCCCGGGCTTACACTTGATTGCTGCTACAAAGACtgggcaagccctcaatactgtctgcatataaaacatttaaagataTCAGGCATACACGAAAATATTGGCTTGCTACACGCCTGACTAATTGAAAAAAACTGCAGATACTGGCTCAAAAGTGCTAGTTAGGTTGATTTCAGTATGCACCTGTTATACAGTATGTTACTGCGTAATACCTGTAGTTACATAATACAAACTGGAAATACTACCgaaacaagtggaatgactAATTCACTAGACATGCACGGCTGTTGAGGGTCGGAACTTTGTGACTGAAGGAAGCAATTCCATCGACACCGGATCATGATCATAATGACAACACGTAGCAATACTTGAAATGTATAAACGTGCGTACCATATTGCGCCGCCAGACATCCTTCCTATTTGTCCTGGAAGTGTGTCAGGAGGAGTGGAGACGAAAACCTTTCCATTTCATCAGCGAATTGTATGACAGGTGCGCGGTCCATGTTCCATAGTGCTGGGGCTGTCAAAACACCTGCCACGCCCAACCTCACCCCGTTGACCAGAAACTCAGATCTGCTACTACGCTGGTCACATGTCTACAGTGGACTATAGGCAGATAATGATAATGTACACGTGTCTGCTCTAGACTGTGTTATCCTTCTGCCTGTAGTCCGGGAGTTCAGCGATAGGCCAAGACCGGTGTCATGGCAGATAGTTACCCAGCTGTTAGAAAGGGAGTTAACTCCGTGAAGACTGATAATAACCCGAACGAATCGCCCCAACGCATAGTGGATGTGTCAGTGGCGGAACAAGCCGAGTGGAGCCGAGTGATTTTGACCGTGCATCAAAGCGAAATGGCCGTCGCATGTATCCTGGTTGTGTGCTGAATCCATCGTGTGAAAGGAAGTCATTCTATTTTTAGTTACCAAACTGATCTGCATCAAAGCCCGCATTTTGACGTTTAAGAACACCCTCAAAACATATATACTAACAATCCCCGTATTTCTTGCGcggggtgagtgagtatttttCTACgccctttttagcaatattcaagtaatgTCACGGCGGGAGATACCATGATAACATGTAATCCAGTTTGCTAGAAATAACATCACATGGAACATTTAGTGGAAAATAACGTTCAgtgaaacatttcattcaaataACATTACCCAGGCCACAATTTTCAACAGACCATTACATTCGATGGAACATAACACGGGGACACAACATACAaagtaaaataacattcaaTCAACAATCAACGAATATAACAACCACCGAACATAACAATCAACGAACATAACAATCAACGAACATAACAATGACAGGACATGACAACTAACGAACTTATGCATAACAACAAGGAACATAACAATAAATGAACAGAAAAACAAATGCTAAAAACCTATTTGAAACTAGATTACAGTAGATCGTTTTCTGTTAAATAAGTTTTCGTGTTCACACAGATGAATATATGAAAACGACATATCTAATGCAACTGTCATTTATTCATGGACATCTTCTAAACATGAACTTTGATTATTCTAAATAACCAACTAGACTGGAACGGTTTTATCGTTTGAGATGAAAATCCCCTCGTAAGAAAAACCCTGTGTAGTGTTTGTATTGGGCGTGAAGCTTCGCTTATTCTTCCTCGTAAGCTTAGCTACATTGTCTATGGCCTACTGTATTCAGTACAGACACAACGAAGAGATCTTAAAACAGTACGTATGGTGATACTACAGTCAGCTATCAAACCTCTTCCCTCCCAACCGAATATACCACGGCTGCATGGTACACAGGTGTGACCACGGGAGACAACTCGTCATGCTGATGATATATAGACCCAGTACACTGGCAATCCGGAGAAAGTAGGATAGGTTAAAGGGTTGTTAAAACCAACTGGAAGTTTTCACATCGACCTCTGTCATTTGTAAGTATCTTTTTCAATGTTGAATTTTCTCGCAGTTTTGTACCTGAAGGGTTGTTTAATGAAGTTATTTTCCCTGACTTAACCAAACCGTCCGTTGAAAGAAAGAGCACACCTTTATTTGGTGGTAagttcaaatgaaacaaaaaagaCGTCATGTCATAGTGATGTATTTAAACCGGAAATCGGAGTGATTTGGGCTTTAGATCTGAAGTTTGCGCAGTGCATAAagttttcataatgtttgataATATTTAGCCACATCCAACTATATAATGCAAACTCCATTTTGCCCCGCAATTCATGTCCATTCAAACTTCAGTACATATATTTTAGATATATACTTCGTGTCACGAAACAATGCTGGAGAAACCAGATTAACATATACTACTTTGAGTACATGATGTCATATTATAGCATATtacttttaaaaacaaacaaagcaaaacattttaaatacaAGAAGCGAATGTACTAGAGTagtcaattttgtataaaagatATAGTTACACTTTCATTTAAGTATGTATGTCAAGTTGTTCAAAGTTCCCACATAGCCTCGACGTTCGTGTTAAACAACACTGTGCCATAACTATGACATACTGGAATGACTGCCGCCCGTGTCCCCCTCAGTTTTAACATTGAGAATAACGTTCTTAGAGTGTCGTTTTTATACATGTGTTTGAGTATGTTGAGATACAATAACAGAAATGTGTTAAAAACTCATTGTTATCAGATAAGGAATGTATATATTCAGGTGATATGATTGGATTAGAATGACAGTCTTACCGACATATTTTCATGGTTTGTGTTGATTTGACAATTATACACATGTTAGTATGTGTCATGCGGCGACCATGACGGCCTGTGATACGTCTTAGCTGATGTCGTGATGTAGATGAAACACTATGAACAGCCCTCGCGGTTTTGTGGCTTTTGGATGACTCGGACGAGACTCTTTGACGACAAATTCAATTGTGACAATGTAATCGCCGTCACACAAAAGGACATCTCAGGTGGTAGGTCTGTTAGTTTCAATAATTTTTGTGTGAACCTCATGGAAGCTTTTTTCGTATGTACCTGACTTTGGCACCCCGCTATAGCACTCACGGAAACAGAAATACAATAGTTTTTGACGTTTATGTGGCAGTTTTGAACACTGGCTGTTCAATTTTCTGTGACTTTCGTTTCTGTTTTCGTTTTTTACACATTTTGTAAGGTCATCCGAAGTAGATGAGTTCACAGGAGTGCAAATCATATCATTTTACCCCTTGCAGTTTCATCGGTGATCGGTTTCTGATGCAGGTTGCATTATGTAGTGTAATCTCCCAAGGTTCACGTACATATTTCTTTAGATAAAAACATCACACACCATTCATTCTTCTTCTTTTTAACAAGATGAAATGATTGAGTTCCTCCTATCGTTGCTTATGCCTGTACTCATGCTGAAAGTTTACTTTTATTACTAGTTCAAGCATAGCTGTGTTTATCAATCGCGAAATCGCTGTGGCAATGCACGTGCAATTGCATCTTCCCTCTAAACATTGCTGCAGGTACCTTTTGCCACCCATTGTTGATAGTGACTAAAGTTACAATGTGTGTTAAATTTGTTGATATGCAAATCTGTGTTATTTCTGCCTGTAAAATGGTATTTTGGAGGATGATTAGAGGACCGAATTAAAATGCCCAGATGGGAAAAACACAATCATTCTTATACTTGCTAAAAGTGCctattttaatgaaatatatacaaacaaCGCAAGAAACCATTACATTTCAATTTTCCTGAGTACTTACATCCTCATTCGTACTTCTCACACATGTTCAACAGAacgacagacacacagagagatcAGGGCGCTATTGGTCTTGAGATAAACTGTTACTGTAAAGCATATATTGTCACGGGAATCTACACAAAACACGTGAATCTGATACTAATGTATGCTTTAAAAACTTGGAAGATAAGCTTTGCATTTTGTGAGTTAACACTTAATTCTGTTCAGTGCGGCGATAAACACAATTCAGCCAACCTCTCTAAGACCATGACATGATGTGGCTGAAATGCTGCATTAAGCATAACGCAttcaaaatggaaaaaaacattttaagtaTTTTTCATTTCTCTGAACCAGGATGTTGTCATAGCTTCACATAATTCAAGATGAAGGCAACGTCGCTCTATGTCGAGTGTCAGTTTAACCAGGTGCGTCGAACTGTGTTTAACGTCCACTCAAAAAACGCACACATGTATCTGCCGTGAAACATGCGTTTTAAGACATAAGACTGTCCAAACTCGTCAGAGTCTCAAATAAGTATAACGGTAAATGTAAATAACCAGGACAAGTGGTAACACCACCGGTGCCGCTGTCGACTGTTCCCGGTAGTCTAATGATCCCAGACTTTATTTACCTGGGACAATATTTGCATAGC comes from the Haliotis asinina isolate JCU_RB_2024 chromosome 12, JCU_Hal_asi_v2, whole genome shotgun sequence genome and includes:
- the LOC137258201 gene encoding ankyrin-3-like, encoding MGDEDWLPDEEFRILSRGAKEKVYLKIKRRSGLDTLRHQELEAASDWLPLEKHQDCTRAGSIPSEEPAAHSLPINLDFALSHRTRDRDRRPFTSMADIGGGYPDSMRSPLCMSVETGIPSAVESLLNAGYDINCKDSDGNSPLHVAIFSRFYDITKLLLRHGCVLGVYNKAGFTPLHVAVLHRDEHALSIICNYQRIHGNARRPIPPDHYACPAIDLRALFSGETCLHIAVEQNNLEIVKILVQEGASVDAVNYYSQTPLVLASRYNYHDIAKVLLNYGADPNVTGSFGNQRNTPLGLAAKYNYYQLARVLVDHGANINLRDDSGPSPLFTALLCESEDVATFLLTECIEKGLDVTVSRRNGETTLHALMSFKGEKRTEFARILVKGGCPVNQANRARQFPLHEAVARYDRSMVSTLLDLGADMHVFDRWGQNALHIAVAIGQLDTTKLLLASGADIDSQTSSGRTSLFLALDQGHFNIAEFLILHGCDLTLEPYLLAPDSPLTTRPVPESRKKPPFALSADLALLARLQTQASSPCCLFVLSVRRIRQWFTKLAIPLENTYNLPIPLFLQRFLCYNINRKSDLTRHK